The proteins below are encoded in one region of Ornithinimicrobium avium:
- a CDS encoding type II toxin-antitoxin system Phd/YefM family antitoxin — protein sequence MIVDTSMALRDVKNRLSEVVDQVEREHDRVVITRHGKPVAVVISADDLESLEETLKVVSRPRLISQVRDSLAELVAGEAEALSKEDILARLRA from the coding sequence TCGATGGCCCTGCGTGATGTGAAGAATCGCCTGTCCGAGGTGGTGGACCAGGTCGAGCGCGAGCATGACCGGGTGGTGATCACTCGGCACGGCAAGCCGGTGGCTGTGGTGATCAGCGCCGATGACCTCGAGTCGTTGGAGGAGACGCTGAAGGTCGTGAGCCGACCAAGACTCATCAGTCAGGTCCGAGACAGCCTTGCCGAGCTCGTGGCTGGCGAGGCCGAGGCCCTCAGCAAGGAGGACATTCTTGCGAGGCTGCGCGCCTGA
- a CDS encoding type II toxin-antitoxin system RelE family toxin: MTEQYEVAWTPTAKRALQRLPEKVATAAIEFIYGPLASNPQRVGKALRFDLEGLHSARRGSYRIIYRIDERVTVIAIEHRADVYR, from the coding sequence ATGACGGAGCAGTACGAGGTCGCGTGGACGCCTACGGCCAAGCGCGCTCTGCAGCGACTGCCCGAAAAAGTGGCCACGGCGGCCATCGAGTTCATCTACGGCCCACTCGCGAGCAATCCCCAGCGCGTCGGCAAAGCCTTGCGCTTCGACCTCGAAGGACTGCACAGCGCACGACGCGGCTCGTACAGGATCATCTACCGGATCGATGAGCGCGTGACCGTCATTGCGATCGAGCACCGCGCAGACGTCTACC